From the genome of Delphinus delphis chromosome 8, mDelDel1.2, whole genome shotgun sequence, one region includes:
- the LOC132429135 gene encoding heterogeneous nuclear ribonucleoprotein A1-like, with the protein MSKSESPKEPEQLRKLFIGGLSFETTNASLRSHCEQRGALTDCVVTRDPNTRCSRGFGFVTYATVEEVDAAMNARPHKVDGRVVEPKRAVSREDSQRPGTHLTVKNIFVGGIQKYHTVNGHNCEVRKALSKREMAGASSSQRGRSGSGNFGGGRGGGFGGNGNFGRGGNFSGRGGFGGSRGGGGYGGSGDGCNGFGNDGSSFGGSGSYNDFGSCNNQSSNFGPMKGGNFGGSSSGPYGGGGQYFAKPRNQGGSSSSSSYGSGRRF; encoded by the coding sequence ATGTCTAAGTCAGAGTCACCCAAAGAGCCCGAACAGCTGCGGAAGCTCTTCATTGGAGGTTTGAGCTTTGAAACAACCAATGCGAGTCTGAGGAGCCATTGTGAGCAGCGGGGAGCGCTCACAGACTGTGTGGTAACGAGGGATCCAAACACCAGGTGCTCCAGAGGCTTCGGGTTTGTCACATATGCCACTGTGGAGGAGGTGGATGCGGCCATGAATGCAAGGCCACACAAGGTGGATGGAAGAGTGGTGGAACCAAAGAGGGCCGTCTCAAGAGAAGATTCTCAAAGACCTGGTACCCACTTAACtgtgaaaaacatttttgttggTGGCATTCAGAAATATCACACAGTGAACGGCCACAACTGTGAAGTAAGGAAAGCCCTATCTAAGCGAGAGATGGCTGGTGCTTCATCCAGCCAAAGAGGTCGAAGTGGTTCTGGAAATTTTGGCGGTGGTCGTGGAGGGGGTTTTGGTGGGAATGGCAACTTTGGTCGTGGAGGAAACTTCAGTGGTCGAGGTGGCTTTGGTGGCAGCCGCGGTGGTGGGGGAtatggtggcagtggggatggctGTAATGGATTTGGTAATGATGGAAGCAGTTTTGGAGGCAGTGGAAGCTACAATGATTTTGGCAGTTGCAACAATCAATCTTCAAATTTTGGACCCATGAAAGGAGGAAACTTTGGAGGCAGTAGTTCTGGCCCCTACGGTGGTGGAGGCCAATACTTTGCCAAACCCCGAAACCAAGGTGgttccagcagcagcagtagctacGGCAGTGGCAGAAGGTTTTGA